In Xiphophorus maculatus strain JP 163 A chromosome 2, X_maculatus-5.0-male, whole genome shotgun sequence, one genomic interval encodes:
- the rsl24d1 gene encoding probable ribosome biogenesis protein RLP24: MRIEKCYFCSGPVYPGHGVMFVRNDCKMFRFCKSKCHKNFKKKRNPRKTRWTKAFRKAAGKELTVDNSLEFEKRRNIPVKYNRQLWDKTVEAMKKVEEIKVKRQARFIMNRLKKGKQLEKEEAISEVKKNIHLIKAPHAGKAKQLEDKMVQRLQEDVEMGDEDD; encoded by the exons ATGCGCATCGAAAAGTGTTATTTCTGTTCGGGACCAGTGTATCCTGGACATGGAGTCATGTTTGTACGGAACGACTGTAAG atgttcAGATTCTGCAAATCAAAATGCCACAAGAACTTCAAGAAGAAGCGTAACCCAAGAAAGACGAGATGGACCAAAGCTTTCAGaaaggctgctggaaaagagtTGACTGTG GACAATTCTTTGGAGTTTGAGAAACGCAGAAATATTCCAGTGAAATATAACCGGCAACTTTGGGACAAGACAG TTGAGGCAATGAAGAAGGTGGaggaaataaaagtgaaacGACAGGCAAGATTTATCATGAACAG ATTAAAGAAGGGCAAACAGCTGGAGAAAGAAGAGGCCATCAGCGAAGTCAAGAAAAATATTCACCTCATCAAAGCTCCACATGCAG GCAAAGCCAAACAGCTGGAAGACAAAATGGTGCAGAGGTTACAAGAAGATGTGGAAATGGGGGATGAAGATGATTAA
- the LOC102236015 gene encoding cAMP-regulated phosphoprotein 19 → MSEQGEEMRTLEEQQEMEDKVISPEKAEEAKLKARYPHLGAKPGGSDFLRKRLQKGPKYFDSGDYNMAKAKMKNKQLPSAPTEKTEITGDHIPTPQDLPQRKTSIVASKLAV, encoded by the exons ATGTCCGAACAAGGTGAAGAAATGAGGACTTTGGAGGAACAGCAG GAAATGGAGGACAAAGTCATCAGCccagaaaaagcagaagaggCCAAGCTGAAGGCCAGGTATCCTCACCTGGGAGCCAAGCCCGGGGGGTCAGACTTCCTCAGGAAAAGACTCCAGAAAGGG cCAAAGTATTTTGACTCTGGGGACTACAACATGGCCAAGGCCAAGATGAAGAACAAGCAGCTGCCATCGGCACCGACGGAGAAGACTGAGATCACCGGGGATCACATTCCAACCCCTCAGGACCTTCCTCAGAGAAAGACCTCCATCGTGGCCAGCAAACTGGCTGTTTGA